The following coding sequences lie in one Terriglobia bacterium genomic window:
- a CDS encoding PEP-CTERM sorting domain-containing protein → MSKKSLFLVVAVCLLAISPAFADQMAFNFTGTGPAGNYTATGTMTVTAVYWHTYLVTGLTGTFNGAPNSMTLLNPGGFASNDNLVYDTAPGLDTQGVSFLVGGIQYNLFNWGNGGTVATCQNSNCLTRDESGNPSTPVTFNVNSVPEPASFALLGSGLLGLIGLGRRQLKSR, encoded by the coding sequence ATGTCGAAAAAGTCGTTATTCCTGGTGGTCGCCGTATGTTTGCTGGCGATCTCACCTGCTTTCGCCGACCAGATGGCCTTTAACTTTACCGGCACTGGTCCGGCTGGCAACTACACGGCGACTGGAACTATGACAGTCACCGCAGTTTATTGGCACACCTATTTGGTCACCGGCTTGACCGGAACCTTCAACGGAGCGCCAAACAGCATGACGTTGCTTAATCCTGGCGGCTTTGCCAGCAATGACAACCTGGTCTATGACACTGCGCCGGGCCTCGACACGCAAGGCGTCTCGTTCCTGGTCGGTGGAATTCAGTACAATCTCTTCAACTGGGGGAATGGTGGCACAGTTGCTACCTGCCAGAACTCGAATTGCCTTACCCGCGATGAGAGTGGCAATCCCTCTACGCCAGTAACGTTCAATGTGAACTCAGTCCCCGAACCAGCCAGCTTCGCTCTACTCGGCTCTGGCTTGCTCGGGCTTATCGGTCTAGGCCGGCGGCAACTGAAATCGCGGTAG
- a CDS encoding heparinase II/III family protein, producing the protein MLRDSVDRCRFSMGLVPGPAAVAGNGSGEPTAGFRATDMNIGEWNAPTAKPQEAVWRGRLVRQADAIAQRRLSFFDLGDCHLGDPIDWNRDHAHDKAAPMCFAPSVDYRDFQLTGDCKLVWEPNRHHHLVVLGRAYRATGEVRYAAAALEQLDSWLIQCPFGKGMNWRSPLELGIRLISWVWLIDLIRDSGLLIGALRQRVLHSAYLHLWEITRKYSRGSSANNHLVGEAAGVFVATSYFREFANAQRWREESAQILSREILAQSYPDGCTREQALGYQVFVLQFFVIAAVVARGTGQDFPPAYWERMEKMFDFLAAMVEGGSTVPLFGDCDDGYVLDLGARDVHGLLAIAAILFGRGDFKALAENCEEPARWLLGRTAFDRWQQLPAKASATLDGRAFPDAGYYLLQCGIRGAEDAISVAFDCGELGFGSIAAHGHADALSFSLRAFGVDVFVDPGTYDYFTYPEWRSYFRSTRAHNTLVIDGMDQSEMLGPFLWGRRARAKCLGWGTSAEGSRVSGEHDGYLRLPDPVIHRRTLNLDARSRVLTISDEMLGRGEHDITICFHLGEECKLLKMEGNLCQIEVGSGAIALQLDTRLRVETAVGSESPITGWVSRGYHQKSPSTTIFARGMFEGNQTIISRVKIGKPGEASGYGSR; encoded by the coding sequence ATGCTGCGGGATTCCGTGGACCGCTGCCGGTTCTCGATGGGACTAGTGCCGGGCCCCGCCGCAGTCGCCGGCAATGGAAGTGGGGAGCCGACAGCGGGTTTCCGCGCCACCGATATGAACATCGGGGAATGGAACGCACCAACCGCCAAACCACAGGAAGCGGTCTGGCGCGGGCGCTTGGTCCGGCAAGCCGACGCGATTGCCCAGCGGCGCCTCAGTTTTTTCGACCTTGGCGATTGCCACCTCGGCGATCCCATTGACTGGAACCGCGATCATGCCCATGACAAGGCGGCGCCGATGTGCTTTGCGCCGTCTGTAGACTACCGCGACTTCCAACTCACTGGTGACTGCAAGCTAGTATGGGAACCGAATCGCCACCATCACCTGGTTGTGCTCGGTCGGGCCTACCGCGCGACCGGGGAGGTGCGATATGCCGCGGCGGCACTGGAACAACTGGACTCCTGGCTGATCCAGTGCCCGTTCGGCAAGGGGATGAACTGGCGAAGCCCACTGGAACTGGGAATCCGGCTGATCAGTTGGGTATGGCTGATCGACCTGATTCGCGATTCGGGGCTTTTGATTGGCGCGCTGCGCCAGCGGGTGCTGCACTCCGCTTACCTGCACCTCTGGGAGATCACCAGGAAATATTCACGAGGATCCTCGGCCAACAACCACCTGGTGGGCGAAGCCGCGGGGGTTTTCGTCGCCACCAGTTATTTCCGCGAATTTGCCAACGCACAGCGCTGGCGGGAGGAGAGTGCCCAGATATTGAGCCGCGAGATCCTTGCCCAGAGCTATCCGGATGGGTGCACGCGCGAGCAGGCGCTGGGGTACCAGGTCTTTGTCTTGCAGTTTTTCGTGATCGCGGCAGTGGTGGCCCGAGGAACGGGGCAAGACTTCCCCCCGGCGTACTGGGAGCGGATGGAGAAGATGTTCGATTTCCTAGCTGCCATGGTCGAAGGCGGAAGCACGGTCCCCCTGTTTGGCGACTGCGATGACGGATACGTATTGGATCTCGGTGCACGCGACGTACACGGCTTGCTGGCGATTGCGGCGATCCTTTTTGGCCGTGGCGATTTCAAGGCTTTGGCAGAAAACTGCGAAGAGCCTGCGCGATGGCTTCTGGGCCGCACCGCCTTTGATCGCTGGCAACAGCTCCCAGCGAAGGCGTCGGCAACACTGGATGGGCGGGCTTTTCCTGACGCCGGCTACTATCTCCTGCAGTGCGGTATTCGGGGAGCGGAAGACGCGATCAGTGTCGCGTTCGATTGCGGCGAGCTCGGCTTCGGAAGCATCGCGGCCCATGGTCACGCAGACGCCTTGAGCTTCAGCTTGCGCGCCTTCGGAGTGGATGTGTTTGTGGACCCGGGAACCTATGACTATTTCACCTACCCGGAGTGGCGCAGCTATTTTCGCAGCACCCGGGCCCACAACACGCTCGTGATCGACGGCATGGACCAGTCTGAGATGCTCGGCCCGTTTCTCTGGGGGCGGCGCGCCCGGGCCAAGTGCCTGGGATGGGGAACCAGCGCGGAAGGGTCAAGAGTTAGCGGCGAGCACGATGGCTACTTGCGGCTGCCCGATCCTGTGATACACCGCCGCACGCTGAACTTGGACGCCCGCTCCCGCGTGCTCACGATTTCGGATGAAATGCTGGGGCGCGGGGAACACGACATAACCATATGTTTTCACCTGGGCGAGGAATGTAAGCTGTTGAAAATGGAAGGTAATCTCTGTCAGATTGAGGTTGGGAGCGGCGCCATCGCACTGCAACTAGATACCCGATTGCGGGTTGAAACGGCTGTCGGCAGCGAATCTCCGATCACGGGCTGGGTCAGCCGTGGCTACCACCAGAAGAGTCCGTCCACCACAATCTTCGCGCGCGGCATGTTTGAGGGGAACCAAACCATCATCTCCCGAGTGAAGATCGGCAAGCCTGGCGAGGCGAGTGGCTACGGCAGCAGATAG
- a CDS encoding glycosyltransferase family 2 protein: MHARPELSVVVPCYNEQEVVRECYRRLSGILQQAGISYELIFVNDGSRDETLAILCEFHRQDSRAKILNLSRNFGQQLAISAGIEFARGDAVAIMDADLQDPPELLPSLLEQLRAGYDVVNCTRRSREGEGWLKLWTARAFYRLINRLSDTPLAVDTGDFRLMSRKAVQAMISLRETHRLVRGLTTWIGFRQTQLQYDRSARLAGKTKYPMRKMLNLALDGIVSFSTMPLRLVTLVGALAAALAGLGIVYALVLRLFTNVWVEGWTLLFTGMLFLGGLQLLSLGIVGEYIGRIYTECKRRPLFLVQEFLGDEAEEPQAVVTSATESAR, encoded by the coding sequence ATGCACGCGCGACCGGAATTGTCAGTGGTTGTCCCCTGTTACAACGAGCAGGAGGTCGTTCGCGAATGCTACCGGCGGCTCTCCGGCATTCTCCAGCAGGCCGGTATTTCCTACGAACTGATTTTCGTCAATGACGGCTCCCGCGACGAAACTTTGGCCATTTTGTGCGAATTTCACCGCCAGGATTCCAGGGCGAAGATCCTAAATCTGTCCCGCAACTTCGGACAGCAGTTGGCGATTTCGGCAGGTATCGAATTTGCCCGCGGCGATGCTGTCGCCATCATGGACGCCGATTTGCAGGATCCGCCTGAGCTACTGCCCAGCCTGTTGGAGCAGCTCCGCGCTGGGTACGACGTGGTGAATTGCACCCGCCGCTCGCGTGAGGGTGAAGGCTGGCTAAAGCTTTGGACCGCGCGGGCTTTCTATCGCCTCATCAATCGTCTTTCCGATACGCCCCTTGCGGTCGACACCGGTGATTTTCGCCTGATGAGCAGGAAAGCCGTGCAGGCGATGATCTCGCTCCGGGAGACGCACAGGTTGGTCCGCGGTTTGACCACCTGGATCGGCTTCCGACAAACACAGTTGCAGTATGATCGCTCCGCCCGCTTGGCTGGGAAGACAAAATATCCGATGCGCAAGATGCTCAACCTGGCGCTCGATGGAATCGTCTCGTTCTCGACTATGCCGTTGCGTCTTGTCACCCTTGTCGGCGCCCTGGCGGCGGCCCTGGCCGGGCTTGGCATTGTGTATGCCCTCGTCCTGCGGCTGTTTACCAACGTCTGGGTGGAAGGCTGGACGTTGCTGTTTACCGGCATGCTGTTCCTCGGAGGATTGCAGTTGCTCAGCCTCGGCATTGTCGGCGAATACATCGGCCGGATCTATACGGAATGTAAGCGCAGGCCGCTCTTCCTGGTACAGGAATTTCTCGGCGACGAGGCCGAGGAACCTCAAGCCGTGGTGACGAGCGCTACGGAGTCGGCGCGGTGA
- a CDS encoding GNAT family N-acetyltransferase, with product MGYSIQLADLKRDQPEVLTIFRGSDLHIQEDRYAWLYDQSPLGPASCWLALHDGTAVGTCSLLPRRFLINGKICRAGVACNFGVTKEHRVLGPALMLQKATLAACDRRDFDLVYGFPNQAAQPVQLRAGYRLLGEATMFVKVLKSHSFLRKRLQGTNHRLVSALSRGVDTLQRYVSRERWYRRSADWKFEGLSRFDDRFDLLWKEAGQHYTAIAERTSAYLNWRFVSSPHRRFTIFALSNRKTDQVLGYIVSYEEKEEEGKVRIADVFTMGMAELDAVLSEFLLVQRRAGTPSVAFLFLGRSAVMEEFRRLGFVPRACQAKMLYYANTDCLPLLPAEQEKWYIVEGDSDF from the coding sequence TTGGGCTACTCCATCCAACTCGCCGACCTCAAGCGGGATCAGCCGGAAGTCTTGACCATTTTCAGGGGTAGTGATCTTCACATCCAGGAAGACCGATACGCCTGGCTGTACGATCAGAGCCCCCTCGGTCCGGCGTCCTGCTGGTTGGCGCTGCATGACGGTACCGCGGTTGGCACCTGCTCGCTGTTGCCGCGACGTTTCTTGATCAATGGCAAGATATGCCGGGCCGGTGTGGCCTGCAATTTCGGTGTCACCAAAGAGCACCGGGTACTCGGTCCCGCACTGATGCTGCAGAAAGCGACTTTGGCGGCGTGCGACCGGAGAGATTTCGATCTGGTTTACGGATTTCCGAATCAAGCGGCGCAACCGGTGCAGTTACGGGCCGGATATCGGCTACTCGGGGAAGCGACTATGTTCGTCAAGGTTCTGAAATCGCATTCTTTCCTTCGAAAGCGACTTCAGGGAACCAATCACAGGCTGGTTTCGGCCCTGAGCCGGGGTGTGGACACGCTACAGCGCTATGTTTCCAGAGAGCGTTGGTACCGGAGGAGCGCGGACTGGAAATTCGAAGGGCTTTCCCGGTTCGACGACCGCTTCGACCTACTTTGGAAGGAAGCGGGGCAGCATTACACCGCGATCGCGGAGCGGACATCGGCCTACCTAAACTGGCGATTCGTCTCCAGTCCGCATCGGCGCTTCACGATCTTCGCACTCAGCAACCGCAAGACGGATCAGGTTTTGGGCTACATCGTCTCTTATGAGGAAAAGGAAGAGGAGGGCAAGGTCCGCATCGCCGACGTATTCACCATGGGCATGGCGGAGTTGGACGCAGTGCTGTCAGAGTTCCTGCTGGTTCAGCGGCGGGCAGGGACTCCGTCGGTCGCGTTTCTCTTTCTTGGCCGGAGCGCTGTGATGGAAGAGTTCCGGCGACTCGGATTTGTGCCGCGAGCCTGCCAAGCAAAAATGCTCTACTACGCCAATACTGATTGCTTGCCACTGCTTCCCGCCGAGCAGGAAAAGTGGTACATCGTCGAAGGCGATTCTGACTTCTGA
- a CDS encoding discoidin domain-containing protein — MRKHREKHTQCAPWARHTRVAIFSLLFVSLSAIAFAQSGDQPIPQAGWRVLYVDSQETACGNYAATSAFDSNAATVWITQFCYGASPPPPHQIQIDLGSYYSVSGFQYLPRQDQASSGDIANYEFYVSVDGVNWGTAVATGTLIANSADHSLKQVTFPGVIGRYVRLRALSEVNRQPWTNVAEFNVLGVASMTSGPQVATVTLNPASISGGTTSTATVTLTSAPLTNATVTLTSSTPSAATVPATVTVNAGTTTATFIVTSASSVSATTASIMGATFNGSTGAVLLTITPAMIPKTGWRVSADSEASDCGNYGATNAIDGNAATIWITDYCHGAPPPPHEIQIDLGDYYGISGFQYLPRQDQISSGDIANYEFYVSFDASNWGPPVAAGTLISNAADHTLKQVTFSGVIGRYVRLRAISEVTGKPWTNAAELNVLGSTLLIPQTAWRVLYVDSQGSACGNYAATNAFDGNAATMWITEFCNDAPPPPHEIQIDLGTNYMIAGLQYLPRQDQVSNGNIANYEFYVSTDGAKWGAAVSTGTLFMNSSDHSAQQVNLPYPGVAGRYVRLRALNEVTGRPWTNAAELNFLGVAVTGSGPQVATVTLNPASITGGANTTTATVTLTSAPPTNATLTLASSNPSAATVPDTVTVNAGATTATFAVTSASFLGTTTTSIIGAMFNGSTGAALLSITPTLVPKTGWRVWVDSEASDCGNYGATNAIDGTAATIWITEFCHGSPPSPHEIQIDLGDTYAITGFQYLPRQDQNANGNIANYEFFVSTDGGNWGTTEGGHWGTAVKTGTLIANAADHTLKQVTFPGVIGRYVRLRALSEVSGKPWTNAAELNVLGSVASNPQVASLTLVPTSITGGGNSSTATVTLTNAPATNAIVTMTNSNPDAATVPASVTVNAGTITASFQVTSASSVSTMSTSVIAATFNDSTSAATLTVMPGSSSAGLISHAAWRVVYVDSQATDCGNYGATNSFDGNAATMWVTEYCNGSPPLPHEIQIDLGANYNITGFQYLPRQDQVSSGNIDNYEFYVSMDGYTWGSAVSTGWLFTNASDKSQKQVAFSGFVGRYVRLRAMSEVKGGPWTNVAEFNVLGSVVTTTGPQVASVTLNPASIAGGNASTATVTLASVPTTNATVTLSSSNASAATVPATVTVNAGTTTATFAVTSASFLGTATTSIIGATFNGSTGAVLLTVTPTLTPKTGWHVWADSEATDCGNYGASNAIDGNAATMWFTEYCHGVPPPPPHEIQIDLGGYYNITGFQYLPRQDQNANGNIANYEFFVSMDGENWGTKDGANWGTAVASGTLINNSADHAQKQVDFPSTVGRYVRLRAVNEVKGGPWTAVAELNVVGIAVPEVARIGYLPASHGNPYYAMPIGIPDPGFGIRESAPADCTNAWNGAPGSQLAGCYYVDLSTGIDSGRTYGAPDLPRKTIPLDLGPGTYVEVHGSGTQNVNGLYAHGTAAPWVLNSAGYVWIRGADSGANRPSLVNSSFLAFGHHLIVENFLMDNRTGTSGRGYGIYSNGSAETMATSCDANPDQRNCGSYFVFRNMEWWGCAAQGTACFGSVQGGSVGYWMINNPNLRHHHIVYYNINIHDQGQVYEATDNNQNGHAFNVGYWVDHLWILNVACSYIGANCVQVNGDNGQDLGAYDRIKFIFVGKNVVDHTKRGGLGSKRASDVIFSQNVVHDVFGMGNSTDNGTCAEPFYAQYGPRRIWFLFNEVYNDPYGINFPTDDLATSGGSSYVVGNYFHDLKVDATIDPANQCAFDNSGYAAAGISDHGGNPAWYVNNTIWGISDGIFGIQTGYASAKVILNNIIGGFADGSTGYTLGFADNVPLSSYTLDYNNLPEVSAAHGLRWGSDPNKTSVAAFASAYGLCLHCFTGSPAFVSPTDPHLTSTSAARDTGALADVYAAFDNFYSTGTSDLIENLFGGASKIINMGRDATARPYGLAWDIGAYEWYQDP, encoded by the coding sequence TTGCGCAAGCATAGAGAAAAACATACGCAGTGCGCTCCATGGGCCCGGCACACTCGTGTTGCCATTTTTTCTCTCCTATTTGTCTCCTTAAGTGCTATTGCGTTCGCACAGTCAGGAGATCAGCCGATTCCTCAGGCCGGTTGGCGGGTGTTGTACGTGGACAGCCAGGAGACCGCCTGCGGCAATTACGCCGCGACCAGCGCCTTCGACAGCAATGCTGCGACCGTCTGGATCACCCAGTTTTGCTATGGCGCGTCGCCGCCGCCCCCGCACCAGATCCAGATAGACCTCGGAAGCTACTACAGCGTTAGTGGCTTCCAGTACCTGCCGCGCCAGGACCAAGCTTCCAGCGGCGACATCGCCAACTACGAGTTCTACGTCAGCGTGGACGGCGTGAATTGGGGCACGGCGGTGGCGACCGGGACGCTGATCGCTAACTCCGCCGACCACTCGCTGAAGCAGGTCACCTTCCCAGGCGTCATCGGGCGCTACGTGCGTTTGCGCGCTCTGAGCGAAGTCAATCGCCAGCCGTGGACCAACGTCGCGGAGTTCAACGTGTTGGGTGTGGCGTCGATGACTAGCGGTCCGCAAGTGGCCACCGTGACGCTGAATCCGGCCTCGATTTCCGGCGGCACTACCTCGACGGCGACCGTGACCCTGACCAGCGCTCCGTTGACGAATGCGACCGTCACGCTGACCAGCAGCACCCCCAGCGCGGCCACTGTGCCTGCGACGGTGACCGTAAATGCCGGCACGACGACGGCGACTTTTATCGTCACCAGCGCGTCATCGGTGAGCGCGACAACGGCATCCATCATGGGTGCGACTTTCAACGGCTCGACCGGAGCGGTTCTGCTGACGATTACGCCGGCCATGATTCCGAAGACGGGATGGCGCGTGTCGGCGGACAGCGAGGCGAGCGACTGCGGCAACTACGGCGCAACCAACGCCATCGACGGCAACGCCGCCACCATCTGGATCACCGATTATTGCCATGGCGCACCGCCGCCGCCGCACGAGATCCAGATTGACCTCGGAGACTACTACGGCATCAGTGGCTTCCAGTACCTGCCCCGCCAGGACCAGATCTCCAGCGGCGATATCGCCAACTATGAATTCTATGTCAGTTTCGACGCGTCCAATTGGGGCCCGCCGGTCGCGGCCGGGACCCTGATCAGCAACGCCGCTGACCACACGCTGAAGCAAGTGACCTTCTCGGGCGTCATCGGGCGGTACGTGCGCCTGCGCGCCATCAGCGAGGTGACCGGCAAGCCGTGGACCAACGCCGCCGAGCTGAATGTGCTGGGTTCCACGCTCCTGATTCCGCAGACGGCGTGGCGGGTGTTGTACGTAGACAGCCAGGGGAGCGCCTGCGGCAACTACGCCGCGACCAACGCCTTCGACGGTAACGCCGCGACCATGTGGATCACCGAGTTCTGCAATGACGCGCCGCCTCCTCCGCACGAAATCCAGATCGATCTCGGCACCAACTACATGATCGCCGGCTTGCAGTACCTGCCTCGCCAGGACCAGGTCTCCAACGGCAATATTGCCAACTATGAGTTCTACGTCAGCACGGACGGGGCGAAATGGGGAGCGGCGGTCTCGACGGGCACACTGTTCATGAATTCTTCCGATCATAGTGCGCAGCAGGTGAACTTGCCCTACCCCGGCGTGGCCGGGCGATACGTACGTTTGCGCGCGCTGAACGAAGTCACGGGAAGACCGTGGACGAACGCCGCGGAGCTGAACTTCCTGGGTGTGGCGGTGACGGGCAGCGGTCCGCAAGTGGCCACCGTGACGCTGAATCCGGCCTCGATTACCGGCGGCGCGAATACCACAACGGCGACGGTAACCCTGACCAGCGCTCCCCCCACCAACGCGACCCTGACCCTGGCGAGCAGCAACCCCAGCGCGGCGACGGTGCCGGACACAGTCACCGTCAATGCGGGCGCCACCACGGCGACATTTGCCGTGACCAGCGCATCTTTCCTGGGCACGACAACGACCTCCATCATTGGTGCGATGTTCAACGGCTCGACCGGAGCGGCTCTGCTCTCGATTACTCCAACCCTCGTTCCGAAGACGGGATGGCGCGTGTGGGTGGACAGCGAGGCGAGCGACTGCGGCAATTACGGCGCGACCAATGCCATCGACGGCACCGCCGCCACCATCTGGATCACCGAGTTCTGCCATGGCTCGCCGCCGTCGCCCCACGAGATCCAGATTGACCTGGGCGACACCTACGCCATCACCGGTTTCCAGTACCTGCCCCGCCAAGACCAGAACGCGAACGGCAATATCGCCAACTACGAGTTCTTCGTCAGCACGGACGGGGGGAACTGGGGTACGACGGAGGGGGGGCACTGGGGTACGGCGGTCAAGACCGGAACCCTGATCGCGAACGCCGCCGACCACACGCTAAAGCAAGTGACCTTCCCGGGAGTCATCGGGCGGTACGTGCGTCTGCGTGCCCTGAGCGAAGTCAGCGGCAAGCCGTGGACCAACGCCGCAGAGCTGAATGTATTGGGTTCGGTGGCGAGCAATCCGCAAGTGGCGTCGTTGACGCTAGTTCCGACCTCGATTACTGGCGGCGGCAATAGCTCGACCGCGACCGTGACCCTGACCAATGCTCCGGCGACGAACGCAATCGTCACGATGACCAACAGCAACCCCGATGCAGCGACGGTGCCTGCCTCCGTGACGGTGAACGCGGGTACGATCACGGCATCATTCCAGGTGACCAGCGCTTCTTCGGTAAGCACAATGTCGACATCGGTGATAGCGGCGACCTTCAACGACTCGACCAGTGCGGCCACGCTGACGGTTATGCCGGGGAGTTCTTCGGCAGGCCTGATTTCACATGCGGCATGGCGCGTGGTGTATGTGGACAGCCAAGCGACCGACTGCGGCAATTACGGCGCGACCAACTCCTTCGACGGCAACGCCGCCACCATGTGGGTAACCGAATACTGCAACGGCTCACCGCCGCTTCCGCATGAAATCCAGATTGACCTAGGAGCCAACTACAACATCACCGGTTTCCAGTACCTCCCGCGCCAGGACCAGGTCTCGAGCGGCAACATCGACAATTACGAGTTCTACGTCAGCATGGATGGGTACACTTGGGGCAGTGCGGTCTCGACCGGGTGGCTGTTCACGAATGCATCCGACAAGAGCCAGAAGCAGGTGGCGTTCAGTGGGTTCGTGGGACGGTACGTACGTCTGCGTGCGATGAGCGAAGTCAAGGGCGGGCCGTGGACGAACGTCGCGGAGTTCAATGTGTTGGGTTCAGTGGTGACAACCACCGGTCCGCAAGTGGCGAGCGTGACCCTGAACCCCGCCTCTATCGCCGGCGGCAATGCCTCGACGGCGACCGTGACCCTGGCCAGCGTTCCGACGACGAACGCCACCGTCACGCTGAGCAGCAGCAACGCCAGTGCCGCCACGGTACCGGCAACGGTCACGGTCAACGCCGGCACGACAACGGCGACATTCGCCGTGACCAGCGCATCTTTCCTGGGCACGGCAACGACATCCATCATTGGTGCGACGTTCAATGGCTCGACGGGAGCGGTTCTGTTGACGGTTACGCCGACCCTCACTCCGAAGACGGGATGGCACGTGTGGGCGGACAGCGAGGCGACCGACTGCGGCAATTACGGCGCGAGCAATGCGATCGACGGCAACGCCGCCACCATGTGGTTCACCGAGTATTGCCATGGCGTACCGCCGCCGCCGCCGCACGAGATCCAGATTGATCTCGGAGGCTATTACAACATCACCGGCTTCCAGTACCTGCCGCGCCAGGACCAGAACGCGAACGGCAATATCGCCAACTACGAGTTCTTCGTCAGCATGGATGGGGAGAACTGGGGTACAAAGGACGGGGCCAACTGGGGTACGGCGGTGGCGAGCGGGACCCTCATCAACAACTCCGCCGACCACGCTCAGAAGCAAGTAGATTTCCCCAGTACTGTCGGACGGTATGTGCGGTTGCGCGCGGTGAACGAAGTCAAAGGCGGGCCCTGGACGGCGGTGGCGGAATTGAATGTGGTCGGCATCGCTGTTCCCGAGGTTGCGCGGATCGGCTATTTGCCTGCGAGCCATGGCAATCCCTACTACGCCATGCCGATTGGCATACCTGATCCGGGTTTTGGCATCAGGGAGAGCGCCCCGGCCGACTGCACAAACGCGTGGAATGGAGCGCCGGGTTCGCAATTGGCGGGATGCTACTACGTCGATCTCAGCACCGGCATTGACAGCGGGCGAACCTACGGAGCACCCGACTTGCCTCGTAAGACGATCCCGCTCGACCTCGGGCCGGGCACCTACGTCGAAGTCCACGGCAGCGGCACGCAGAATGTTAACGGACTTTATGCTCACGGCACGGCCGCTCCCTGGGTGCTCAACTCCGCGGGCTATGTGTGGATTCGCGGTGCGGACAGCGGGGCCAACCGTCCCAGCCTGGTAAACAGTAGTTTCCTCGCCTTTGGCCATCACCTGATTGTCGAAAACTTCCTGATGGACAACCGCACTGGCACCAGCGGCAGAGGTTACGGAATCTACAGCAACGGCTCCGCTGAAACCATGGCTACGAGTTGCGATGCCAATCCCGATCAGCGCAACTGCGGTTCTTATTTCGTCTTCCGCAACATGGAATGGTGGGGCTGCGCTGCCCAGGGTACCGCCTGCTTCGGGTCGGTGCAGGGCGGTTCGGTGGGATATTGGATGATTAATAACCCAAACCTGCGCCATCACCATATCGTCTATTACAACATCAACATCCACGACCAGGGGCAGGTCTACGAAGCCACCGATAACAATCAGAACGGGCATGCCTTTAATGTGGGGTACTGGGTAGACCACCTCTGGATTCTGAACGTCGCCTGTTCCTACATCGGCGCAAATTGTGTCCAGGTCAATGGCGACAACGGCCAAGATCTGGGTGCCTACGACCGCATCAAGTTCATTTTCGTGGGAAAGAATGTTGTTGATCACACCAAACGCGGAGGACTGGGATCGAAGCGGGCGTCGGACGTGATTTTCTCGCAGAACGTGGTCCACGACGTCTTTGGCATGGGCAACAGCACCGACAATGGGACGTGTGCGGAACCGTTCTACGCGCAGTACGGACCGCGGAGAATTTGGTTCCTATTCAATGAGGTTTACAACGACCCCTACGGAATTAACTTTCCCACCGACGATCTGGCCACCTCGGGCGGAAGTTCTTATGTGGTAGGCAATTACTTCCACGACTTGAAAGTGGATGCCACCATCGATCCCGCCAATCAGTGCGCCTTCGACAACTCCGGCTATGCCGCCGCCGGCATATCCGACCACGGCGGCAATCCTGCTTGGTACGTGAACAACACCATCTGGGGCATCAGCGACGGAATATTCGGGATTCAGACTGGATACGCCAGCGCGAAAGTAATCCTGAACAACATCATCGGCGGCTTTGCCGATGGCTCGACTGGTTATACGCTGGGCTTCGCCGACAATGTCCCGCTGAGCTCCTACACGCTTGATTACAACAATCTGCCGGAGGTATCTGCGGCCCACGGGCTGCGCTGGGGCTCGGACCCGAACAAAACCTCGGTGGCGGCTTTCGCGTCGGCCTACGGTCTGTGTTTGCATTGTTTCACGGGCAGCCCGGCGTTCGTTTCGCCCACCGATCCCCACTTGACCTCGACCTCTGCTGCAAGAGATACCGGCGCCCTTGCCGACGTCTACGCCGCCTTTGACAACTTCTATTCGACGGGCACTAGCGATTTGATCGAGAATCTGTTTGGCGGCGCATCGAAGATTATCAACATGGGTCGCGACGCGACCGCCCGGCCCTATGGCCTCGCGTGGGACATCGGCGCGTACGAGTGGTATCAAGATCCGTAA